Proteins from a genomic interval of Cucumis melo cultivar AY chromosome 7, USDA_Cmelo_AY_1.0, whole genome shotgun sequence:
- the LOC103495765 gene encoding protein LNK1 isoform X1: MSDLCMYKLKDNIWKGFTENDDYIVPHLGDELWDLFEVQSDNLENSNCRVGFTNDAYSATNFSFLGKEKVKTQTSIMKSTVLEKDSWSHAPDGVPSSLNSDSFKDAKMESSSLSMSNHCFKTDVGTDLDYCTDDHIVTDNSAADENDMYQYSVSHMSQTDNDISFLDDDRENKENNDLLYYGWQDIGSFEDVDRMFRNCDSTFGLGNLSNEDDLRWFSPSHGTEKLEDPSKSNFKFSCCEGSTINDATEFNEESNPVNSEPSPEGLNRNNILNGCKMNDGITDISDSAAMSHLSAADMSDRKGNSSGDLIPKKQESSYASNQLHSSHYPSFDTPTIAANENREKVYHQNLPASFNKNFTFMSAPSPETFNTSFPVRKQAPRSESEIDDGHSESGVVSRGSRVELDSSNAQDKPCRSTMLDGISLEATSFRQLQQVMEQLDIRTKLCIRDSLYRLARSAEQRHNCANVNENTGEDKFVRVASTIDQDANRSGGFLDLETDTNPIDRSVAHLLFHRPSDPSLMPAGGNTLSLKSHKLVPAEKQNFQDETGGAAACADQKLLSNGKKL, encoded by the exons ATGTCTGACTTGTGTATGTATAAG CTCAAGGATAATATTTGGAAGGGTTTCACTGAGAATGATGATTATATAGTGCCTCATCTTGGTGATGAACTTTGGGATCTATTTGAAGTTCAGAGTGATAATCTCGAGAATTCTAATTGCAGAGTTGGCTTTACAAACGATGCTTACAGTGCAACTAATTTCAGTTTTCTTGGTAAGGAGAAAGTAAAAACACAAACATCAATCATGAAGAGTACAGTGCTGGAAAAAGATTCATGGTCTCATGCACCAGATGGTGTTCCTTCTTCATTAAACAGTGACTCATTCAAAGATGCAAAAATGGAATCCAGTAGTCTTAGTATGTCAAACCATTGCTTTAAAACCGACGTGGGTACAGATCTTGATTACTGCACTGATGATCATATTGTAACTGACAATAGTGCTGCAGACGAGAATGACATGTATCAGTATTCAGTCAGTCACATGTCCCAAACAGATAATGATATTAGTTTTCTGGATGATGATcgtgaaaacaaagaaaataacgATCTTCTGTATTATGGGTGGCAAGATATAGGAAGCTTTGAGGACGTTGATAGGATGTTTAG AAATTGTGATTCAACATTTGGGCTTGGGAATTTAAGTAATGAAGATGATCTACGCTGGTTTTCCCCATCCCATGGCACGGAAAAACTTGAAGATCCTTCAAAGTCGAACTTTAAATTTTCATGCTGTGAAGGAAGTACTATAAATGATGCAACTGAATTTAATGAAGAGTCTAATCCTGTGAATTCAGAGCCTTCACCTGAAGGTTTGAAcagaaataatattttaaatggGTGCAAGATGAATGATGGGATTACCGACATTAGTGACTCTGCTGCCATGAGTCACTTGTCAGCTGCTGACATGTCTGATAGAAAAGGCAATTCTAGTGGTGACTTGATACCTAAAAAACAG GAGTCATCTTATGCATCTAATCAACTACATAGCTCTCATTATCCTTCCTTTGACACTCCAACAATTGCGGCAAATGAAAATAGAGAGAAAGTGTATCACCAGAATTTACCCGCCTCATTCAATAAGAATTTCACTTTTATGTCTGCACCTAGTCCAGAAACGTTCAATACTTCGTTTCCAGTTAGAAAGCAGGCTCCAAGGTCTGAAAGTGAAATTGATGATGGTCACAGCGAATCTGGAGTAGTTAGCCGAGGAAGTAGAGTTGAATTAGATTCTTCAAATGCTCAGGATAAGCCTTGCAGGAGCACTATGCTGGATGGAATCTCACTGGAAGCAACTAGTTTTCGCCAGCTTCAACAAGTAATGGAGCAG TTGGATATTAGAACAAAACTATGCATAAGAGACAGTCTCTATCGCCTGGCAAGAAGCGCAGAGCAGAGACATAACTGTGCTAATGTCAATGAGAATACTGGTGAAGATAAATTTGTTAGAGTTGCATCgacaattgatcaagatgcaaaCAG GAGTGGAGGTTTTTTGGATTTGGAAACTGATACCAATCCTATAGACCGGTCAGTTGCACACTTGCTGTTTCACCGGCCTTCGGATCCTTCATTAATGCCTGCTGGTGGTAACACCTTGTCACTAAAATCTCATAAACTG GTACCAGCCGAAAAGCAAAATTTCCAAGATGAAACTGGTGGAGCTGCAGCTTGTGCAGATCAAAAGCTGCTGTCGAATGGTAAAAAACTATGA
- the LOC103495765 gene encoding protein LNK1 isoform X2, producing MKSTVLEKDSWSHAPDGVPSSLNSDSFKDAKMESSSLSMSNHCFKTDVGTDLDYCTDDHIVTDNSAADENDMYQYSVSHMSQTDNDISFLDDDRENKENNDLLYYGWQDIGSFEDVDRMFRNCDSTFGLGNLSNEDDLRWFSPSHGTEKLEDPSKSNFKFSCCEGSTINDATEFNEESNPVNSEPSPEGLNRNNILNGCKMNDGITDISDSAAMSHLSAADMSDRKGNSSGDLIPKKQESSYASNQLHSSHYPSFDTPTIAANENREKVYHQNLPASFNKNFTFMSAPSPETFNTSFPVRKQAPRSESEIDDGHSESGVVSRGSRVELDSSNAQDKPCRSTMLDGISLEATSFRQLQQVMEQLDIRTKLCIRDSLYRLARSAEQRHNCANVNENTGEDKFVRVASTIDQDANRSGGFLDLETDTNPIDRSVAHLLFHRPSDPSLMPAGGNTLSLKSHKLVPAEKQNFQDETGGAAACADQKLLSNGKKL from the exons ATGAAGAGTACAGTGCTGGAAAAAGATTCATGGTCTCATGCACCAGATGGTGTTCCTTCTTCATTAAACAGTGACTCATTCAAAGATGCAAAAATGGAATCCAGTAGTCTTAGTATGTCAAACCATTGCTTTAAAACCGACGTGGGTACAGATCTTGATTACTGCACTGATGATCATATTGTAACTGACAATAGTGCTGCAGACGAGAATGACATGTATCAGTATTCAGTCAGTCACATGTCCCAAACAGATAATGATATTAGTTTTCTGGATGATGATcgtgaaaacaaagaaaataacgATCTTCTGTATTATGGGTGGCAAGATATAGGAAGCTTTGAGGACGTTGATAGGATGTTTAG AAATTGTGATTCAACATTTGGGCTTGGGAATTTAAGTAATGAAGATGATCTACGCTGGTTTTCCCCATCCCATGGCACGGAAAAACTTGAAGATCCTTCAAAGTCGAACTTTAAATTTTCATGCTGTGAAGGAAGTACTATAAATGATGCAACTGAATTTAATGAAGAGTCTAATCCTGTGAATTCAGAGCCTTCACCTGAAGGTTTGAAcagaaataatattttaaatggGTGCAAGATGAATGATGGGATTACCGACATTAGTGACTCTGCTGCCATGAGTCACTTGTCAGCTGCTGACATGTCTGATAGAAAAGGCAATTCTAGTGGTGACTTGATACCTAAAAAACAG GAGTCATCTTATGCATCTAATCAACTACATAGCTCTCATTATCCTTCCTTTGACACTCCAACAATTGCGGCAAATGAAAATAGAGAGAAAGTGTATCACCAGAATTTACCCGCCTCATTCAATAAGAATTTCACTTTTATGTCTGCACCTAGTCCAGAAACGTTCAATACTTCGTTTCCAGTTAGAAAGCAGGCTCCAAGGTCTGAAAGTGAAATTGATGATGGTCACAGCGAATCTGGAGTAGTTAGCCGAGGAAGTAGAGTTGAATTAGATTCTTCAAATGCTCAGGATAAGCCTTGCAGGAGCACTATGCTGGATGGAATCTCACTGGAAGCAACTAGTTTTCGCCAGCTTCAACAAGTAATGGAGCAG TTGGATATTAGAACAAAACTATGCATAAGAGACAGTCTCTATCGCCTGGCAAGAAGCGCAGAGCAGAGACATAACTGTGCTAATGTCAATGAGAATACTGGTGAAGATAAATTTGTTAGAGTTGCATCgacaattgatcaagatgcaaaCAG GAGTGGAGGTTTTTTGGATTTGGAAACTGATACCAATCCTATAGACCGGTCAGTTGCACACTTGCTGTTTCACCGGCCTTCGGATCCTTCATTAATGCCTGCTGGTGGTAACACCTTGTCACTAAAATCTCATAAACTG GTACCAGCCGAAAAGCAAAATTTCCAAGATGAAACTGGTGGAGCTGCAGCTTGTGCAGATCAAAAGCTGCTGTCGAATGGTAAAAAACTATGA